In a genomic window of Bemisia tabaci chromosome 1, PGI_BMITA_v3:
- the LOC109038936 gene encoding uncharacterized protein, whose protein sequence is MYYPGPSQGWGMPGYMVPGVAPGHSAWPRLPVPNIPNIKAPDTVQNEDTIRDVVRAYLAEERKAEKERQERERTERERRERDRKERERLERKRREFERAREEAERKTMKEAAEKKAKEEEERKIMKEAAEKKAKEEAERKIMKEAAEKKAREEEEKKMKEEAEKQDQVSKAKRRRKLSREIPAGEWIFHSILHFSSQYHWWPKVILRSLF, encoded by the exons ATGTACTACCCTGGGCCCAGCCAAGGCTGGGGGATGCCAGGGTACATGGTGCCCGGGGTGGCCCCTGGACACTCGGCATGGCCAAGGCTTCCAGTGCCAAATATACCAAATATAAAAGCCCCTGATACTGTTCAG aATGAGGATACGATCAGAGATGTTGTTAGAGCGTATTTGGCAGAG GAGAGGAAGGCTGAAAAAGAAAGACAGGAAAGAGAAAGAACTGAAAGAGAAAGgcgagagagagacagaaaagagagagagaggctgGAGAGAAAGAGGAGGGAATTTGAGAGAGCGCGTGAGGAAGCAGAAAGGAAGACCATGAAAGAAGCAGCTGAGAAGAaagcaaaagaagaagaagaaaggaagatCATGAAAGAAGCAGCTgagaaaaaagcaaaagaagAAGCAGAAAGGAAGATCATGAAAGAAGCAGCCGAGAAGAAAgcaagagaagaagaagaaaagaagatgaaggaaGAAGCAGAGAAACAGGACCAAGTCTCTAAGGCCAAAAGGAGGAGGAAG CTTTCTAGGGAAATTCCAGCGGGAGAATGGATTTTTCATTCTATTCTACACTTTTCCAGTCAATATCACT GGTGGCCGAAAGTAATTTTGCGAAGTTTATTCTAA